A stretch of DNA from Longimicrobium sp.:
AGATTTTATCATCCGCCTCTGGGATCAAAGAGTGATGCCGATCGAGTGCAAGGTTTCCAACAGCGCCACAAACTCGGTGAAGCGACTGAACAACGATGCCGCCGCAAAGGCGGTGAGTTGGCGGCAGGATTTTGGACAAACCCAGATCGTACCGGCAGCTGTGCTTAGCGGCGTGTACAAACTCCATAACCTCCTGGACGCCCAAGCACGCGGGCTTAGTCTGTTCTGGGAGCACGACCTCGCAAAACTCGTAGAGTGGACGGAGTCGGCCCGCCGTTAGATGACGAGAGATAGATGCCGCGCAACGGGCGGCAGCGATGTCCGCGGCACGGGTTCTGCCATCGCAACGCGTTGAACGCGTTGAACTTGAGCCCAAGGAGGAGGCGATGGCGCGCGAACGGGAGCTGATCGAGCCGCACAAGGGGGACAAGCGCTACGTCCGGCGCGACGAGCAGGGGCGCTTCACCAACGACCAGGTGGACGTGGGCCGCTCGCTGGCCGCCGACCGCCGGCAGCACTCCGAGCACAAGGCCCCGCGCGGGCAGGGCGACCGCGGCGACCACTGACCGGGGCCGGGACGGGACGGGGATGGCGATGTGTGGCGCCGCGGCGGACCTCCGCCGCGGCGCCTTGCATTGTGCCCCGGCGCGGCCCGGCGATTGCGTTGGATCGGGCCCCAAGTTCCTGTGCTACAACGCAATCCCGTGAACGGAGACGACAGGATGCCCATGCGACTTCTTCCCCAGCGGCTCGTCGGCCAGACCATCCGCGGGATCCGCAATCGCCTGGGGATGAGCCAGGCGGACTTCGCCAGCGCCGTGGGCGCGGCGAACGCGGCGGAGGTGGCGCGGTGGGAGAAGGGCCAGGTACAGCCGGACTACGGCACGCTGGCCAAGATTGCCACCATGGGCGTGGTGGACGTGCTGGTCTTCCACGACGGCGCGTCGGCCGCCGAGACGCCGCAGATCACCCCCGGCGAGGCCAACGAGCTGCGCGACATCCTGATGCGCATGGAGTCGCTGCTGGACGACGCGCGCCGCCTGGTGGACCGCGCCTCGAACCGCACCGCGCTCGAGGCGCTGGAGGCGGCCACCGGCAGCGTCCCCGCCATCACCCAGCTGCCGGACGCGGTGGTGCTGGACGCCGAGGTGCGGCTGGAGACGAAGCCGCGCTCGCGCACCGCGTCCGCCAGCCGCCGCTCCGCCTCGCGCGCGACGCCCTCCGCCACGCCGCGCAAGCGCTCGTCCTCGACCGGGAAGAGCGGGAGCACGGCGGGCACCGGCACCACGGCGAGCGGATCGTCCGCGGGCGAGACGTCCGGCAGCGGATCGTCCTCGCGCGGATCGTCGCGCTCGGGAAGCGGGTCGTCGTCGCGCGGGCGGTCGGGCTCGTCGCGGGGCCAGAAGTCGCCGGGCGGGACGGGTAGCGGGTCGTCGGGTGGGAGCGCGCCGGCCTGATCCGGCGCGGGAGCCGGATCTCCAGCATTCACGAAGAGAAGCAGAGCAGCGGAGGAACTCCTCCGCCGCTCTGCTTCTTCGCGTGAGATCCGTCCGTCGAGAATGCGGCGTTACGGCGGATGTAACGGGGCATGGCACCACCCCGCGGCTGCATCATCATCCCCCGATCCTCATCTCCATCCCAACCGACCGCGTAACCCCCGGCCCCTGCGGCGTTTCCGCATCTCCCCATCTCCCGTCTCCCTCGCTCCCCATCCGTTTGCGCGGCGGTCCGGCGAGTGCACTGACGGTGGCGCAAAATGGATCGGGAACCTGCATCCGCACGGGAATCGATGTCGCAGCCGAAGTTCGTGGGGCGGGACGCGGAGATGGAGCGGCTGGGCGCGCTCTGGCGCGACGCCGCGGCGGGGCGGGCGCGCGTCTGCTTCGTCACCGGCGAGGCGGGCGCGGGCAAGTCGTCGCTGCTGCACAGCTTTGCCGCCGCGGCGCAGCGGGCGGACGCCAGGATGGTGGTGGCCAGCGCCAACTGCGATGCGCAGACCGGCCAGAGCGATCCGTATCTCCCCTTCCTGACCCTGCTGGAGCAGCTCACCGGCGACCCCGAGGCGGGCGGCGTGCAGTCGGCCGCCACGGGCGAGAACGCGCGCCGGCTGCGCTCGCTGGTCGGCCTGTCGATGCGCACCCTGCTGGAGCACGCGCCGGACCTGGTGGGCACCTTCGTTCCCGGCGCCGGGCTGCTGGTGAAGGCGGGGAAGTACGCCGCGGACCAGGCCGGGCTGCTCTCGCGGCTGGAGGAGAAGGTGACGTCGCGCGGTGGCGCGGGAGGCGCGCCGGCCGAGGCGGTGGACCGCGACCGCATCTTCCGGCAGTACACGGGAATGCTGCGCGCGCTCTCGGCCCAGTGCCCGCTGCTGCTGGTGCTCGACGACCTGCACTGGGCCGACGGCGCCTCGATCGACCTGCTCTTCCACCTGGGCCGCGCGCTGGAGAACGAGCGTATTCTCCTGGTCGGCTCCTATCGCCCCAACGACGTGTCCATCGGCCGCGACGGCCGCCGCCACCCGCTGGAGGCGCCGCTGGCCGAGCTGAAGCGCTACCTGGGCGACGCGTGGATCGACCTGGACCGCGCAGGGTGCGAGCAGCGCCGCGCCTTCGTGCACGCGCTGGTGGACGCCGAGCCCAACCGGCTGGACGCCGAGTTCCGCGAGGGGCTGCTGCGCCACACCGCCGGCCACCCGCTGTTCGCGGTGGAAGTCCTCCGCACGCTGCAGGAGCGCGGCGACCTGGCGCACGACGCCGAGGGGTGCTGGCGCGCCGCCGGGCCCATCGACTGGGACGTCCTTCCCGCGCGGGTGGAGGGGGTGATCGAGGAGCGCATCGGGCGATTGACGGACGAGCTGCGCGAGGTGCTGACGGTGGCCTCGGTCGAGGGGACCAGCTTCACCACGCAGGTGGTGGCCCGGCTGCGGGAGATGGGTGAGCGCCAGCTGCTCCGCCTCCTTTCCGGCGAGCTGGAGAAGCGCCACCGGCTGGTGGTCGAGGGCACTACGGAGCGCGTGGGGGCGCGGTGGGTGAGCCAGTTCGCCTTCTCGCACGTGGCCTTCCAGCAGTACCTCTACCACGACCTGTCGGCCCGCGAGCGGATGCTGCTGCACGCCGAGACGGCCGAGGTGCTGGAGGAGCTGTACGCCGGGCACACCGACCGCGTGGCCCTCCAGCTCGCGCGCCACCACGAGCTGGCGGGCGACCCCGCGCGCGCCGTGGACCACCGCCTGCGGGCCGCGTCGCGCGCGCTGGCGGTGGGCGCGTACGCCGAGGCGCGGGCGCTGCTGGAGCGCTCGCGCGAGCTGCTGGCCCAGGTGCCCGCCGGCCCCGAGCGCGACCGGCGCGAGCTGGAGGTGCTCACCCGCCTGTGCAACGTGCTGAACGCGACCGAAGGGTGGGACTCGCCGGGGCTGCCGGAGATCTTCTCCCGCTCGCGTGAGCTGTGCGAGGAATTGGGCGAGCGGGCGCAGCTGTCGCGCGTGCTCTTCGGGCTCTGGGCCTATCACCTCGTGCAGCTCCAGCTGCAGCCCGCGCTGGCGGTGGCGCGCGAGTACTTCGACCTGGCCGACGCGCTGGCCGACCACGACACCGTCCTCCAGGCGCACGCGGTGATGGGCGACACCCTTTTCTGGCTGGGCCGCCCCGCCGAGGCGCGCGACTACGCCGAGGCGGCCATGCTCCTGTACGCGCCGCACCTGCGCGACGAGCACCAGGCGCGCTTCGGGCTGGACCCGCGCATGATCCCGCTGATGCTCCTGGCCCTCTCCGACGCGCTGCTGGGCCGGGCCGGGCGCGCGGCCGCCTGGGGCGCGGAGTGCGTGCGCGTGGCCGACGAGGCGGCGCACCCCTTCAGCCGCGCCTTCGCCCTGTACGCCGCGGCGCTGCTGGCGTGGCTTATGGGAGATGGGGATGCGGCACGGGCGCACGCCGCCGCGCTGCAGGAGACGAGCGAGCGCTTCGGGTTCGCGTACTACCGCGGCCAGGCCGGGGTGCTGCGCGGGTGGGGGATGGGGATGGAGGGAAGCGTCGAGGACGGGCTGCAGGCCATGCGGCGCGGCTTCGAGGAGGCGGCGGCCAACGGCGGGCGCGGCGACCACTCGCTGTACTGCCTGATGCGCGCCGAGGTGCTGCGCCGCGCCGGCCGCGCCGCCGAGGCGCTGCGCGTGGTGGACTGCGGGCTGGCCGTGGCCCGCGAGTGCGGCGAGGCGGCGTTCGAGCCCGAGCTCCTGCGCGTCCGCGGCGAGGCGCTGGCCGAGGCGTTTCCCGAGCACGTGACCGACGCCGCCGCGTACCTGGAGCGCGCGATCGCCCGCGCCCGCGCGCAGGGCACGCCGCTGCTGGAGCACCGCGCCGCCGCCGGCCTCGCCCGCCTCCGCGCCACCGTCTTCGCCGCGCCGCCGCCCGACGAGCCCTTCTCCGCCCCGCCATCGCTCCGCGTCCCCGTGCTGGCGTGAGGGGGAGAAGGAACCGAGCAGGAACTCGGCGATCTCCGCGTCTCCTCGACGGTGACTTCTCACGCGGAGACGCGGAGTCGCGGAGAACTCCGTGGCGTGACGAATCCTCCGCATCTCCGCGTCTCCGCGTGAGATCAACGATGTAGCGGCAGGGCGGCGATGAAAGTCGTACCGACCCGGCGGATCCGGAACGCGCCGGGGCCGGCGGAAAGCGGAAGATGTACGCTCCGGGGGAGAACGCCGTTACATTGGAACGGTTTACATCCGCGGGGCCGCCGCGTACCTGTAGGGCGGTCCGCCCCGTTCCCCGGAATCCCACCGCACCGCATGCGCGCCGAGCACAGCCTTCCCTCCACCAACGGCGACACGCCGAAGCCGCAGCCGCCGGCCACCGCCCCGCGCCGTACCCGCGGCGTCCGCGCGGTCCCCCGCGTCCCCGACGCGCCCGCCGCCATCCCCTGCGCGGTGCGCCCCCGAGCGGTACCGCGCGGCGCGCCGCTGGACGACAAGTCGCTGTACTTCAACCGCGAGCTCAGCCTTCTCGACTTCAACTGGCGCGTCTTCGCCCAGGCGCTGGACACGCGCACGCCGCTGCTGGAGCGCGTGCGCTTCCTGGCCATCGCCAGCAGCAATCTGGACGAGTTCTTCCAGAAGCGCGTGGGCGGATTGAAGCGGCAGGTGGCGGCCGGGGTGCAGGTGCTCTCCATCGACGGACGCACGCCGGCCGAGCAGCTGGAGCTGATCGGCGCCGCCGCGCTGGAGATGCAGGCCGCGCTCTCCGACACCTGGGAAACGGCGCTGAAGCCGCTGCTGCGCGCCGACGCCGGCGTGCACGTGTGCTCCTACGCCGAGCTGGCCCCGCATCAGCGGCGGGCGCTGGACGAGCACTTCCGCGAGCAGATCTACCCGGTGCTCACCCCGCTGGCGGTGGACCCCGGGCACCCGTTTCCCTTCATCTCCAACCTCTCCCTTTCCCTGGCCGTGCTGATGCGCCACGCCGCGCGCAGCACCTACCACTTCGCCCGCATCAAGGTCCCCGCGCAGCACGGCCGGTGGATCCCCGTCCCGGGCTCGGACGAGCGCTTCCACTTCGTGCCCGTGGAGCAGGTGATCCAGGCGAACGTGGCCTCGCTCTTCCGGGGGATGGAGATCGTGAACGTCCACCCCTTCCGCGTGACGCGCAGCGCCGACGTGGACCGCGGCGACGACGAGAGCGAGGACCTGCTGGCGCTGATCAGCGAGGAGCTGCGCGAGCGCCGCTTCGCCCCCGTCGTGCGCCTGGAGGTGGACCGGGCGATGCCGAAGGAGGTGCGGCAGCTGCTGGTGCGCGAGCTGGAGCTGCAGGACGACGACGTGTACGAGAGCGGGGGGATGATCGCGCACGCCGACACCGCCTTCTTCGCCGACCTCGACCTCCCCGCGCACCGCTTCGAGGCGTGGGAGCCGGTGGTCCCCGAGCCGCTGCAGCACGAGGGCGAGACCGAGGAGGAGCGGAACATCTTCTCCATCATCCGCCGCGGCGACGTGCTGGTGCACCACCCGTACGACTCGTTCCCCGCCAGCGTGCAGCGGCTGCTGGAAGAGGCGGCGGTGGACCCGCGCGTGGTGGCCATCAAGATGACGCTGTACCGCACCGGCGGCGAAGCCAGCCCGGTGGTGAAGGCGCTGATCGCCGCGGCCGAGCGGGGGAAGCAGGTGGCGGTGCTGGTGGAGCTGACCGCGCGCTTCGACGAGGAGAACAACATCCGCGGGGCGGAGATCCTGGAAGACGCCGGCGTGCACGTCACCTACGGGCTCGTCGGCCTGAAGACGCACAGCAAGGTCACGCTGATCGTGCGCGACGAGGGCGGCCCGCCGCGCACCTACTGCCACATCGGGACGGGGAACTACCACGCCCGAACGTCGAAGCTGTACAGCGACCTGGGGCTTCTCACCTGCCACGACGAGATCGGCGACGACCTGGTGAACCTGTTCCACTTCCTCACCGGGTACGCGCCGGACCAGCAGTACACGCGCCTGGTGGTCGCCCCGCGCGACATGCGGCGGGTGTTCGAGGAGCGCATCGAGCGCGAGGTGCAGCACCAGCGGCGGTACCAGAACGGCCGCATCATCGCCAAGTTCAACGCCTTGGACGACCCCGGCATCATCCGCGAGCTGTACCGCGCCAGCCGCGAGGGGGTGAAGATCGACCTGATCGTGCGCGGCCACAGCCGGCTGCGTCCCGGCCTTCCCGGCTACAGCGAGAACATCCGCGTGGTCAGCCTGATCGGGCGCTTCCTGGAGCACGACCGCATCTACCACTTCGGCAACAACGGCGACCCCGAGGTGTTCATCGGCAGCGCCGACTGGCGCGAGCGCAACCTGAACGAGCGGGTGGAGACGATCGTCCCCGTGATGGACAGCGTGCTGCGCGAGCGCCTCGTGCGCCTGCTGGAGAACGCGCTCACCGACAACCGCCTCGCCTGGGACCTGCAGCCCGACGGCCACTGGAAGCCCCGCCACTGCGCCGAGGACGAAACCGAGGTGAACTACCACGACCTGCTGATGCGCGACGCCCTGGAGCGCAGCCGCAAGGGCGCGCGGCCGTGGGAGGTGATGCTGTAGCTGCAGGGACAGGTTACAGGGGACAGGGAATAGGGAACGGCAACTCCGGATGAGCCCGGCGCTGCTGGGGGCCTCACCCGGGGAGCCCTCACCCGAAAAAGAGAGATGGAGAAGACAAAACCGCCGTCTTCTCCATCTCTCTTTTTCGACCTCTCCCGACAGCAGGAGAGGTGAACTGTAACAGAAACGGCAGCTCCGCGCGGGGAACCAGCCATGCGTTGAGTTCTCCCCTCCCCCGCGGAACGGGCGGAGCGGCCGGGGGAGGGGCCAGCCAGGCGGGCAGGATGCCATCGCAAAGCTGCGATGCTTCTCCTCGGGGCCGTCACTTCGCCCACCGGGAATGGCCGTTCATCCCTCCCGATTTGCGCCGGACGTCCATCCGTCCCATGCTAACCATCCAGCACTCCGCAAACAGCGTTTCCCTTGGCCCCACGATCCCGATGCATTCCATCCCAATCGCACGCACCGCCGTCCTGCTGGCGTCGGCGCTCGCGCTGGCCGCCGTGCCCGTGCGGGCGCAGGAGCGGCGCCCGCTCACGCCGCTCGATCTGTATCACCTGCGCACCGCGTCGCAGACCGCGCTCTCGCCGGACGGGCGCAGCGTGGCGTACGTGGTGCTGCAGGCGGACTCGGCCACCAAGAAGTACCGCCGCGAGCTGTGGCTGGCGCGCACCGACGGCAGCGGGGCGCGGCGGCTGACCTGGCTGAACGTATCCGCCTCCGCGCCGGCGTTCTCGCCCGACGGGCGGCAGCTGGCGTTCGTCAGCGCGCGCGAGAGCAACCCGCCGCAGATCTGGGTCCTGCCGCTGGCCGAGGGCGGCGAGGCGTGGCCGCTCACCTCGCTGGAGCACGGCGCCGGCAGCCCCGCCTGGAGCCCGCGCGGCGACCGCATCGCATTCATCTCCAGCCTCAAGCCCTTGGAGCTCGACTCCGCCGCAGCGAAGGCGGACACTGCCAAGGGCGACGCCGCCACCATCCAGCACATCGACCGCGACCGCGCCGCCGCGCTGCGCGCCATCCGCGCGCGGCTGCGGGACGACGCCAAGGACGACGACCCGCAGGTGGTCAGCCGCCTGGGCTACCTCACCGAGACCTCCATCCAGAGCGGCGACGAGTGGGGGCAGCTCTACGTGGTGGACGCGCGCTCCGGCGCCACGCCGAAGCGGCTCACGTCCAACCCGTGGAACACCGGCGAGGCGCAGTGGTCGCCGGACGGGCGCTGGATCGTGGCCACCTCCACCCAGCCGCGCGGCGACTATCACCCCGACTACGAGCTGGAGGGGCAGGTGATCCTCGTCCCCGCGGACGGCGGGGCGGCCACGCGCCTGCACGAGACCGGCTACCAGGAGGGCGCGCCGCGCTTCTCGCCGGACGGGAGATGGATCGCCTACCAGCGGCAGTCCACCGCCAGGCCCTACTACACCGCCGTGAACACCGAGCTGGTGGTGATGCATCCCGACGGCACCGGCCGCACCTCCATCTCCGCCCCCATGGACCGCTCGGTGGCCGCGCACCGCTGGGCGGCGGGGGGATGGCTCTACTTCACCGTTCCGTCCGACGGCGCCATCTCGCTCTACCGCGTACGCCCGGGCCAGGGCGCGCCGCAGCGCATCGTGAGCGGCCCGCGCGGCGTGCTCTCGTTCGACGTGGCCGGGCCGACGATCGCGTGGACGCAGATGAGCCCCGCGCGGCCCAGCGACGTGTACGCCGCGGCGCTGGACGGCGGCGGCGAGCGGCGGCTGACCACGCTGAACGACTCGCTCCTGTCGCGCGTCTACGTGGCCGACTACGAGGAGATCCGCTATCCCTCGTTCGACGGCAAGCCGGTGCAGGGGTGGTTCCTGCGCCCCATCGGCTGGCGCGCGGGGATGCGCCCGCCGCTGGCGGTGGAGATGCACGGCGGCCCGCACGTCATGTGGGGCCCGGGCGAGGCGAGCATGTGGCTGGAGTACCAGTCGCTGGCGGGCGCGGGCTACACCGTGTTCTTCTCCAACCCGCGCGGCTCGGAAGGCTACGGGCAGGCGTGGCTGCAGGCCATCCACGAGAACTGGGGAACGCCCCCCGCGCGCGACATCCTGACCGGCGCCGACAGCGTGCTAGCCCGCGGGCTGGCCGACCCGGCCAAACAGGTGGTGACGGGCGGGAGCTACGCGGGGTACATGACCGCGTGGCTGATCGCGAAGGAGGTGCCGGAGCGCTTCCGGGCGGCGGTGGCGCAGCGCGGCGTGTACGACCTGACCATCTGGTGGGGGTCGGCCAACACCTGGCAGCTGTTCGAGGGCGAGTTCGGCGGGCGGCCGTGGGAGCAGCCGGAGCTGGCGCGCGCGCAGAGCCCGCTGACCTACGTCGCCAACGTGCGCACGCCGCTGCTGATGCTGCACGGCGCGCAGGACAACCGCGTGGGCGTGGCCAGCGCCGAGGCGTTCTATCGCGGGCTGAAGGAGGAGAACCGCGAGGTGGAGATGGTGCTCTATCCGCGCGAGGGCCACGAGGTCACCCGCAGCGGCGAGCCCGAGCACCGCATCGACCACATGCTCCGCATCATCGACTGGTTCGAGCGCCACGTGACGCACTGACGGGAGCCCTCACCGGATGGCCCTCACCCGCGCTGCACCGCCAATGAATTGGCGGGCAACAACAGCACCAAGTCCCTCCGGGACTGCTTCCAGGCATTGGGGTGGCGAGCCACCCTCGGCGCGGCCATCATCAGCGGCCGCGCCCGGGCCTCTCCCGCGGGGATGTGGAGGCCGCAGTCCCGGAGGGACTTTGTGCTTTTGTTGCCCCGGAATTCCATTCCGGGGAGCGGGGGAGCCATCCACTGACTGCAACGGCAGCCCCGCGCGACCGAAGCCGCCCGCGGATATCGTCCTCGCCACGCACCCACCGTCTCCCGCTCCGCGCAGCTCAATCCGCCGGTTTCGACAACCCGTACGCCTCGCCCAGCCACCCCGCCAGCTCCGCATCCACCTCCTCCGGCGCGTTGAGCAGGATCTCGTTGTGGAAGCGGCTGCGCGAGACCTGCTCCAGCTTGCGGACGCGCGGGCTCTCGATCGGCGCGGAGGTGCGGACGTTCAGCAGGATGCCGGCGCGGCGCGGGTGCACCCCGGCGAACGCGGTGCCGCCCTCGCCTGCGGTCAGGTGGATGGACGTCTTCTTCGCGTCCTGCCCGATGGGGCCCAGGCCCGCCAGCACGTCGATCAGCCGGTCGTAGATTCGCTGGACGACGGGGTCCTTCCCGGCAATGAGGGAATCGACCGTGAACATGGGGCCTCCATTGTGGGCGTTCGCCGCGGCACGCCCACAGCATAATCCGGCGCGCGGCCATCGCCAACCCGGACGCCCGTCCCGGGGAGTTGACCGCGGGGCGTGGGCGCCGTTATCTGTTCCCGTCACGACTCATCGCACGCGCCGCCCGCCGCGCCGGTCATCTCCGCGCGGCCGTCCGGCCATCCTCCCGGCAGAGGTCCGATCTTGCGACGTCCCCCGTTCCGCCGTCCGTCCATCTCCATCTCCCCCAACGCCGTTCCCGAGACGCGGAGGCGCGCGTGATCGCGCGCGCGGTCGGCTCCAACGTGCCGCGGAAGGACGGCCGGGCCAAGGTCACCGGCGCCGCCAAGTACATCGACGACCTCAGTTTTCCGGGGATGCTGCACGGGCGCACCATCCGCTCCACCGTGCCGCGCGGCACCATCCGCAGCGTGACGCTCGGCTTTGGCGAGGACGACGGCTTCACGGTGGTGGACCGCCGCGACGTGCCGGGGATGAACGCGGTGGCCATGATCGAGCTGGACCAGCCGTTCCTGGCCGAGGGCGAGGTCCGCCACCTGGCCGAGCCCATCCTTCTCCTGGCGCACGAGGACCGGGAGAAGCTGCTGGCCGCCACGGTGGAGATCGAGTACGACACCGCGCCCCCGCTGCTGGACCCGCACGCATCCCCCCGCGTCTTCAAGCACATCCGCATCGACAAGGGCGACGTGGACGCGGCGTTCGCGGACGCGGAGATCGTTGTCGAGGGCGAGTACCGGACCGGCGCGCAGGAGCACGTCTACATCGAGCCCAACGGGATGATCGCGGTGCCCGAGGAGGACGGCGGGATCACCGTCTACGGCTCGCTGCAGTGCCCCTATTACGTGCACAAGGCGCTGAAGGCGCTGCTGGCGCTCCCCGACGAGCGCGTGCGCATCGTGCAGACGGAGACCGGCGGCGGCTTCGGCGGCAAGGAGGAGTACCCGTCGCTGATCGCCGGCCACGCCGCGCTGCTGGCCATGAAGTCCGGCCGCCCGGTGAAGATCGTGTACGACCGCGTGGAGGACATGGTGGCGACGACGAAGCGCCATCCCTCCATCGTCCGCCACCGCACGGCGGTGACGCGAGAGGGGCGGCTGCTGGCGATGGACATCGACGTGCTGCTGGACGGCGGCGCGTACTGCACGCTCTCGCCCGTGGTCCTTTCCCGCGGCTGCATCCACGCGGCCGGGCCGTACCGCTGCGACCACGTGCGCATCGACGGGCGGGCGGTGATGACCCACAGCCCGCCCAACGGCGCCTTCCGCGGCTTCGGCGCCCCGCAGACGCAGTTCGCCACCGAGGTGCACATGGAGCGCATCGCCGAGGCGCTGGGGATGGACCCGGTGGCCCTCCGCGAGCTGAACGCGCTCCGCCCCGGCGACACCACCGCGACCGGCCAGGTGATGCAGGGCGACTGCTCGGCGATCGAGGTGCTGAATGAGACGGTGCGCCGCTCCGACTTCCACCGCCGGCGCGCGGAGTACGCGGGAACGAACCGGGGGATCGGGCTCGCGCTCTTCTTCCACGGCTCCGGCTTCACCGGCAGCGGCGAGGTGATGCTGCAGTCGCGCGCGGCGCTGGAGACCACGGAGCGCGGCGTGCGCGTGCTGGTGGCCAGCACCGAGATCGGGCAGGGGACGCGCACCATGCACGCGCAGATCGTGGCCGACGCGCTCGGCATCCCCTACGCCGATGTGGAGCCCGCGCAGCCCGACACCTTCGTGGTCCCCGACAGCGGCCCGACCGTGGCCTCGCGCACCTGCATGGTGGTGGGCGGCATCCTGCAGCGCTGCGGCGAGGACCTGCGCGCGCAGCTGGGCGACCTTCATCCCGCCGAGCACTTCCGCCGCTTCGGCCCGGTGCGCATCGTCCGCGAGTACGAGAAGCCGGGCGACGTGACCTGGAGCGACGAGACCTACCGCGGCGACGCCTACCCCACCTTCGGCTGGGGATGCGCGGCGGTGGAGGTGGAGCTGGACCCCGACACCTTCGAGGTCCGCGCCCGCGAGATCGTGACCGCGCAGGACGTGGGGAAGGCCATCCACCCCATGCTGGTGCGGGGGCAGATCGAGGGCGGCA
This window harbors:
- the ppk1 gene encoding polyphosphate kinase 1, whose product is MRAEHSLPSTNGDTPKPQPPATAPRRTRGVRAVPRVPDAPAAIPCAVRPRAVPRGAPLDDKSLYFNRELSLLDFNWRVFAQALDTRTPLLERVRFLAIASSNLDEFFQKRVGGLKRQVAAGVQVLSIDGRTPAEQLELIGAAALEMQAALSDTWETALKPLLRADAGVHVCSYAELAPHQRRALDEHFREQIYPVLTPLAVDPGHPFPFISNLSLSLAVLMRHAARSTYHFARIKVPAQHGRWIPVPGSDERFHFVPVEQVIQANVASLFRGMEIVNVHPFRVTRSADVDRGDDESEDLLALISEELRERRFAPVVRLEVDRAMPKEVRQLLVRELELQDDDVYESGGMIAHADTAFFADLDLPAHRFEAWEPVVPEPLQHEGETEEERNIFSIIRRGDVLVHHPYDSFPASVQRLLEEAAVDPRVVAIKMTLYRTGGEASPVVKALIAAAERGKQVAVLVELTARFDEENNIRGAEILEDAGVHVTYGLVGLKTHSKVTLIVRDEGGPPRTYCHIGTGNYHARTSKLYSDLGLLTCHDEIGDDLVNLFHFLTGYAPDQQYTRLVVAPRDMRRVFEERIEREVQHQRRYQNGRIIAKFNALDDPGIIRELYRASREGVKIDLIVRGHSRLRPGLPGYSENIRVVSLIGRFLEHDRIYHFGNNGDPEVFIGSADWRERNLNERVETIVPVMDSVLRERLVRLLENALTDNRLAWDLQPDGHWKPRHCAEDETEVNYHDLLMRDALERSRKGARPWEVML
- a CDS encoding S9 family peptidase, whose translation is MHSIPIARTAVLLASALALAAVPVRAQERRPLTPLDLYHLRTASQTALSPDGRSVAYVVLQADSATKKYRRELWLARTDGSGARRLTWLNVSASAPAFSPDGRQLAFVSARESNPPQIWVLPLAEGGEAWPLTSLEHGAGSPAWSPRGDRIAFISSLKPLELDSAAAKADTAKGDAATIQHIDRDRAAALRAIRARLRDDAKDDDPQVVSRLGYLTETSIQSGDEWGQLYVVDARSGATPKRLTSNPWNTGEAQWSPDGRWIVATSTQPRGDYHPDYELEGQVILVPADGGAATRLHETGYQEGAPRFSPDGRWIAYQRQSTARPYYTAVNTELVVMHPDGTGRTSISAPMDRSVAAHRWAAGGWLYFTVPSDGAISLYRVRPGQGAPQRIVSGPRGVLSFDVAGPTIAWTQMSPARPSDVYAAALDGGGERRLTTLNDSLLSRVYVADYEEIRYPSFDGKPVQGWFLRPIGWRAGMRPPLAVEMHGGPHVMWGPGEASMWLEYQSLAGAGYTVFFSNPRGSEGYGQAWLQAIHENWGTPPARDILTGADSVLARGLADPAKQVVTGGSYAGYMTAWLIAKEVPERFRAAVAQRGVYDLTIWWGSANTWQLFEGEFGGRPWEQPELARAQSPLTYVANVRTPLLMLHGAQDNRVGVASAEAFYRGLKEENREVEMVLYPREGHEVTRSGEPEHRIDHMLRIIDWFERHVTH
- a CDS encoding DUF5655 domain-containing protein, yielding MFTVDSLIAGKDPVVQRIYDRLIDVLAGLGPIGQDAKKTSIHLTAGEGGTAFAGVHPRRAGILLNVRTSAPIESPRVRKLEQVSRSRFHNEILLNAPEEVDAELAGWLGEAYGLSKPAD
- a CDS encoding helix-turn-helix transcriptional regulator, with amino-acid sequence MPMRLLPQRLVGQTIRGIRNRLGMSQADFASAVGAANAAEVARWEKGQVQPDYGTLAKIATMGVVDVLVFHDGASAAETPQITPGEANELRDILMRMESLLDDARRLVDRASNRTALEALEAATGSVPAITQLPDAVVLDAEVRLETKPRSRTASASRRSASRATPSATPRKRSSSTGKSGSTAGTGTTASGSSAGETSGSGSSSRGSSRSGSGSSSRGRSGSSRGQKSPGGTGSGSSGGSAPA
- a CDS encoding ATP-binding protein, coding for MSQPKFVGRDAEMERLGALWRDAAAGRARVCFVTGEAGAGKSSLLHSFAAAAQRADARMVVASANCDAQTGQSDPYLPFLTLLEQLTGDPEAGGVQSAATGENARRLRSLVGLSMRTLLEHAPDLVGTFVPGAGLLVKAGKYAADQAGLLSRLEEKVTSRGGAGGAPAEAVDRDRIFRQYTGMLRALSAQCPLLLVLDDLHWADGASIDLLFHLGRALENERILLVGSYRPNDVSIGRDGRRHPLEAPLAELKRYLGDAWIDLDRAGCEQRRAFVHALVDAEPNRLDAEFREGLLRHTAGHPLFAVEVLRTLQERGDLAHDAEGCWRAAGPIDWDVLPARVEGVIEERIGRLTDELREVLTVASVEGTSFTTQVVARLREMGERQLLRLLSGELEKRHRLVVEGTTERVGARWVSQFAFSHVAFQQYLYHDLSARERMLLHAETAEVLEELYAGHTDRVALQLARHHELAGDPARAVDHRLRAASRALAVGAYAEARALLERSRELLAQVPAGPERDRRELEVLTRLCNVLNATEGWDSPGLPEIFSRSRELCEELGERAQLSRVLFGLWAYHLVQLQLQPALAVAREYFDLADALADHDTVLQAHAVMGDTLFWLGRPAEARDYAEAAMLLYAPHLRDEHQARFGLDPRMIPLMLLALSDALLGRAGRAAAWGAECVRVADEAAHPFSRAFALYAAALLAWLMGDGDAARAHAAALQETSERFGFAYYRGQAGVLRGWGMGMEGSVEDGLQAMRRGFEEAAANGGRGDHSLYCLMRAEVLRRAGRAAEALRVVDCGLAVARECGEAAFEPELLRVRGEALAEAFPEHVTDAAAYLERAIARARAQGTPLLEHRAAAGLARLRATVFAAPPPDEPFSAPPSLRVPVLA